In the Solanum pennellii chromosome 5, SPENNV200 genome, one interval contains:
- the LOC107018919 gene encoding polygalacturonase non-catalytic subunit AroGP2 gives MHNKILVSSYILLVLLFSLSSFNIVVAKDGDESGNPFTPKAYVIRYWNKHVSNDLPKPWFLLNKASPLNAAQYATYTKLVTDQNALTTHLQSFCSSANLMCAPYLLPSLEKHTGDIHFTTYGNKNFTNYGTNEPGIGVNSFKNYSEDASVNSFRRYGRGSPRDNKFDNYVPDGNVIDQSFNSYSTNTPGGSGQFTNYAPNTNVPDLRFTAYSDQGTGGEQEFKTYLEQGNSGGQSFKSYGKNGNGADSKFTSYGNETNVAASTFKNYGQNANGENQNFTSYSSNGNNPQNNFKNYGVGGNGPSETFTNYRDESNVGDDKFSNYVKDANGGEANFTNYGQSFNEGTDVFITYGKGGNDPHINFKTYGVNNTFKDYVKDTATFSNYHNKTSQDLASLSEVNGGKKVNNRWVEPGKFFREKMLKSGTIMPMPDIKDKMPKRSFLPRAIAAKLPFSTSKIDELKKIFHAANDSQVAKMIGDALSECERAPSAGETKRCANSAEDMIDFATSVLGRNVVVRTTENTNGSNGNIMIGSVKGINGGKVTKSVSCHQTLYPSLLYYCHSVPKVRVYEADILDPNSKAKINHGVAICHVDTSLWGPRHGAFVALGSGPGKIEVCHWIFENDMTWATAD, from the exons ATGCATAACAAAATTCTTGTTTCTTCCTACATCTTACTTGTTCTTTTGTTCTCACTATCATCTTTCAAT ATTGTTGTGGCTAAAGATGGAGATGAATCTGGGAACCCGTTTACGCCAAAAGCTTATGTGATTAGATACTGGAATAAACATGTCTCAAATGACTTACCAAAGCCATGGTTTCTTCTGAACAAGGCATCTCCATTGAATGCTGCACAATATGCAACTTATACTAAACTTGTTACTGATCAAAATGCACTCACTACACACCTCCAATCCTTTTGCTCTTCAGCAAATCTCATGTGCGCGCCTTATCTGTTACCAAGTCTCGAAAAACACACCGGAGATATCCATTTTACTACTTACGGCAACAAAAACTTCACCAATTACGGAACCAATGAACCTGGAATCGGAGTTAACTCCTTTAAAAACTATTCCGAAGATGCATCTGTAAATTCTTTCAGACGTTACGGTAGAGGTTCTCCCCGTGACAATAAATTTGACAATTACGTCCCTGATGGCAATGTAATTGACCAAAGTTTCAATTCCTATAGCACAAATACTCCAGGGGGTTCTGGCCAATTCACTAACTACGCCCCGAATACCAATGTCCCTGATCTACGGTTCACTGCCTATTCCGATCAAGGAACAGGCGGGGaacaagaatttaaaacttacTTAGAACAGGGGAATTCTGGTGGCCAGTCTTTCAAAAGCTATGGCAAAAATGGAAATGGTGCTGATAGTAAATTCACCAGCTATGGGAACGAAACTAATGTTGCAGCCTCAACATTTAAAAACTATGGTCAAAATGCAAATGGGGAGAATCAAAATTTTACATCTTATAGTAGTAATGGCAATAATCCtcaaaacaatttcaaaaactATGGCGTTGGAGGTAATGGTCCATCTGAGACTTTTACTAACTACAGAGATGAATCGAATGTTGGTGATGACAAGTTTAGTAACTATGTTAAGGATGCAAATGGCGGTGAAGCGAATTTCACCAATTATGGTCAATCATTCAATGAAGGTACCGATGTATTCATTACTTACGGTAAAGGGGGTAATGACCCGCATATTAATTTCAAAACTTACGGAGTTAACAACACTTTCAAAGATTATGTCAAAGATACTGCTACATTTTCCAATTACCACAACAAAACTTCCCAGGATTTAGCTTCGTTGAGTGAGGTTAACGGTGGCAAAAAGGTGAATAACCGGTGGGTTGAGCCCGGAAAGTTTTTCCGGGAGAAGATGTTGAAGAGTGGTACAATCATGCCTATGCCAGATATAAAGGATAAGATGCCTAAAAGGTCATTTTTGCCCCGGGCGATTGCAGCGAAATTACCTTTTTCTACTTCAAAGATTGATGAGCTGAAGAAAATTTTCCATGCGGCTAATGATTCACAGGTGGCAAAGATGATTGGCGATGCGCTGAGTGAATGTGAAAGAGCACCAAGCGCTGGTGAGACGAAACGATGTGCTAACTCAGCTGAAGATATGATTGATTTCGCAACATCAGTGTTGGGTCGAAACGTTGTGGTTCGAACAACTGAGAATACAAATGGATCAAATGGGAACATCATGATTGGATCAGTCAAAGGAATCAATGGTGGAAAAGTTACCAAATCAGTATCATGTCATCAAACGCTGTACCCTTCCTTATTGTATTACTGTCATTCGGTTCCTAAAGTCCGAGTCTACGAAGCAGATATTTTGGACCCAAATTCAAAGGCTAAGATCAATCATGGCGTTGCGATTTGCCACGTGGATACTTCTTTATGGGGACCAAGGCACGGAGCCTTCGTTGCACTCGGGTCAGGTCCTGGGAAAATAGAGGTTTGTCACTGGATCTTTGAGAATGACATGACTTGGGCAACTGCTGATTAA
- the LOC107020438 gene encoding polygalacturonase-1 non-catalytic subunit beta: MHIKILFPPCILLLLLFSLPSFNVVVGGDGNPFTPKGYLIRYWKKQISNDLPKPWFLLNKASPLNAAQYATYTKLVADQNALTTQLHTFCSSANLMCAPDLSPSLEKHSGDIHFATYSDKNFTNYGTNEPGIGVNTFKNYSEGENIPVNSFRRYGRGSPRDNKFDNYASDGNVIDQSFNSYSTSTAGGSGKFTNYAANANDPNLHFTSYSDQGTGGVQKFTIYSQEANAGDQYFKSYGKNGNGANGEFVSYGNDTNVIGSTFTNYGQTANGGDQKFTSYGFNGNVPENHFTNYGAGGNGPSETFNSYRDQSNVGDDTFTTYVKDANGGEANFTNYGQSFNEGTDVFTTYGKGGNDPHINFKTYGVNNTFKDYVKDTATFSNYHNKTSQVLASLMEANGGKKVNNRWVEPGKFFREKMLKSGTIMPMPDIKDKMPKRSFLPRVIASKLPFSTSKIAELKKIFHAGDESQVEKMIGDALSECERAPSAGETKRCVNSAEDMIDFATSVLGRNVVVRTTENTKGSNGNIMIGSVKGINGGKVTKSVSCHQTLYPYLLYYCHSVPKVRVYEADILDPNSKVKINHGVAICHVDTSSWGPSHGAFVALGSGPGKIEVCHWIFENDMTWAIAD; the protein is encoded by the exons ATGCACATTAAAATTCTTTTTCCTCCCTGCATCTTACTTCTTCTTTTGTTCTCACTACCATCTTTCAAT GTTGTTGTAGGTGGAGATGGTAACCCATTTACACCCAAAGGTTATCTGATTAGGTACTGGAAGAAACAAATCTCAAATGACTTACCAAAGCCATGGTTTCTTCTGAACAAGGCATCTCCATTGAATGCTGCACAATATGCAACTTACACTAAACTTGTTGCTGATCAAAATGCACTCACCACACAGCTCCATACTTTTTGCTCTTCAGCAAATCTCATGTGTGCACCAGATCTGTCACCAAGTCTTGAAAAACACAGTGGAGACATCCATTTTGCCACTTACAGTGACAAAAACTTTACCAATTATGGAACCAATGAACCTGGAATTGGAGTTAACACTTTCAAGAACTACTCTGAAGGAGAAAACATCCCTGTAAATTCTTTCAGGCGATATGGTAGAGGTTCTCCCCGTGACAATAAATTTGACAATTACGCCTCTGATGGCAATGTTATTGACCAAAGTTTCAATTCCTATAGCACAAGTACTGCTGGGGGTTCAGGCAAATTCACAAATTACGCGGCGAATGCCAATGACCCCAATCTGCATTTCACTTCCTATTCCGATCAAGGAACAGGAGGTGTACAGAAATTCACAATATACTCCCAAGAAGCAAATGCTGGTGACCAATATTTCAAAAGCTACGGCAAAAATGGGAATGGTGCTAATGGTGAATTCGTCAGCTATGGAAATGACACAAATGTTATCGGCTCAACATTTACAAATTATGGTCAGACAGCAAATGGGGGAGACCAAAAATTCACATCTTATGGTTTCAACGGCAATGTTCCTGAAAATCATTTCACCAACTATGGTGCTGGAGGTAATGGTCCATCTGAAACTTTTAATAGTTACAGAGATCAATCGAATGTTGGAGATGACACATTCACTACCTACGTTAAGGATGCAAATGGCGGTGAAGCGAATTTCACCAACTATGGTCAATCATTCAATGAAGGTACTGATGTATTCACTACTTACGGCAAAGGGGGTAATGACCCACATatcaatttcaaaacttatggAGTTAACAACACTTTCAAAGATTATGTCAAAGATACTGCTACATTTTCCAATTACCACAACAAAACTTCCCAAGTTTTAGCATCGTTGATGGAGGCCAACGGTGGTAAAAAGGTGAATAACCGGTGGGTTGAGCCCGGAAAGTTTTTCCGGGAGAAGATGTTGAAGAGTGGTACAATCATGCCTATGCCAGATATAAAGGATAAGATGCCTAAAAGGTCGTTTTTGCCCCGGGTGATTGCTTCCAAATTACCATTTTCTACTTCAAAAATTGCTGAGCTGAAGAAAATCTTCCACGCCGGTGATGAGTCTCAGGTGGAGAAGATGATCGGCGATGCATTGAGTGAGTGTGAAAGAGCACCGAGCGCCGGTGAGACGAAACGATGTGTTAATTCAGCTGAAGATATGATTGATTTCGCAACATCAGTATTGGGTCGAAACGTCGTCGTTCGAACGACTGAGAATACAAAAGGATCAAATGGGAACATCATGATTGGATCAGTCAAAGGAATCAACGGTGGAAAAGTTACCAAATCAGTATCATGTCATCAAACGCTGTACCCTTACTTACTGTATTACTGTCATTCGGTTCCTAAAGTCCGGGTCTACGAAGCGGATATTTTAGACCCGAATTCAAAGGTTAAGATCAATCATGGTGTCGCGATTTGCCACGTGGATACATCTTCATGGGGACCGAGTCACGGAGCGTTTGTTGCACTCGGGTCGGGACCCGGGAAAATAGAAGTTTGTCATTGGATCTTTGAGAATGATATGACTTGGGCAATTGctgattga
- the LOC107018918 gene encoding LOW QUALITY PROTEIN: polygalacturonase non-catalytic subunit AroGP3-like (The sequence of the model RefSeq protein was modified relative to this genomic sequence to represent the inferred CDS: inserted 2 bases in 1 codon): MHTKILLPSCILLLLLFTLSSLDVVVAKDGDESGNPFTPKGYLIRYWNKHVSNNLPKPWFLLNKASPLNAAQYATYTKLVADQNALTTHLQSFCSSANLMCAPDLLPSLEKHKGDVHFVSYGDKNFTNYGTKESGLGFNSFRNYTEEENFPVNSFRRYARDSPHDNQFDNYGAPGGNTPVQSFNSYSTNTPGGSGQFTNYAPGSNVPDLHFTSYSDHGTGXFKSYGNDGNAGQQSFKSYGKDGNGADSQFTTYGNNTNVDGSDFTNYGEAANGENQNFTSYGFNGNNPASSFNNYGVGGNGPSETFTSYRDQSNVGDDTFTTYVKDANAGEANFTNYGQSFNEGTDVFITYGKGGNDPHINFKTYAVNNTFKHYVKDTATFSNYHNKTSQDLASLSEVNGGKKVNNRWVEPGKFFREKMLKSGTIMPMPDIKDKMPKRSFLPRVIAAKLPFSTSMIAELKKIFHATNDSQVAKMIGDALSECERAPSAGETKRCVNSAEDMIDFATSVLGQNVVVRTTENTNGSNGNIMIGSVKGINGGKVTKSVSCHQTLYPSLLYYCHSVPKVRVYEADILDPNSKAKINHGVAICHVDTSLWGPRHGAFVALGSGPGKIEVCHWIFENDMTWATADADLTGVLQYAENISLNGY, encoded by the exons ATGCATACCAAAATTCTTCTTCCTTCCTGCATCTTACTTCTTCTTTTGTTCACACTATCATCTTTGGAT GTTGTTGTGGCTAAAGATGGAGATGAATCTGGGAACCCGTTTACGCCAAAAGGTTATCTGATTAGATACTGGAATAAACATGTCTCAAATAACTTACCAAAGCCATGGTTTCTTCTGAACAAGGCATCTCCATTGAATGCTGCACAATATGCAACTTACACTAAACTTGTTGCTGATCAAAATGCTCTCACTACACACCTCCAATCCTTTTGCTCTTCAGCAAATCTCATGTGTGCGCCTGATTTGTTACCAAGTCTTGAAAAACACAAAGGAGATGTCCATTTTGTCTCTTACGGTGACAAGAACTTTACCAATTACGGTACCAAAGAATCTGGTCTCGGATTCAACTCTTTCAGGAACTATACAGAGGAAGAAAATTTCCCTGTTAACTCTTTCAGGCGCTACGCTAGAGATTCTCCTCATGATAATCAATTTGACAACTATGGTGCCCCTGGTGGCAATACGCCTGTCCAAAGTTTCAACAGCTATAGCACAAATACTCCAGGGGGTTCTGGTCAATTCACCAATTACGCCCCGGGGTCCAATGTCCCTGATTTGCATTTCACTTCCTATTCCGACCACGGAACAGG CTTCAAATCCTACGGAAACGATGGAAATGCTGGTCAACAATCTTTCAAAAGCTATGGAAAAGATGGGAATGGGGCGGACAGTCAATTCACTACTTATGGAAACAATACTAATGTTGATGGCTCAGACTTTACAAATTATGGTGAGGCAGCAAATGGGGAGAACCAAAATTTCACATCTTATGGTTTCAACGGCAATAATCCGGCAAGCAGTTTCAACAACTACGGCGTTGGAGGTAATGGTCCATCTGAGACTTTTACAAGCTACAGAGATCAATCGAATGTTGGAGATGACACGTTCACTACCTATGTTAAGGATGCAAATGCTGGTGAAGCGAATTTCACCAATTATGGTCAATCGTTCAATGAAGGTACCGATGTATTCATTACTTACGGAAAAGGGGGTAATGACCCGCATATTAATTTCAAAACTTACGCAGTTAACAACACATTCAAACATTATGTCAAAGATACTGCTACATTTTCCAATTACCACAACAAAACTTCCCAGGATTTAGCTTCGTTGAGTGAGGTTAACGGTGGCAAAAAGGTGAATAACCGGTGGGTTGAGCCCGGGAAGTTTTTCAGGGAGAAGATGTTGAAGAGTGGTACAATCATGCCTATGCCAGATATAAAGGATAAGATGCCTAAAAGGTCGTTTTTGCCCCGGGTGATTGCTGCGAAATTACCTTTTTCTACTTCAATGATTGCTGAGCTGAAGAAAATTTTCCATGCGACTAATGATTCACAGGTGGCAAAGATGATTGGTGATGCGCTGAGTGAATGTGAAAGAGCACCAAGCGCTGGTGAGACGAAACGATGTGTTAATTCAGCTGAAGATATGATTGATTTCGCAACATCAGTGTTGGGTCAAAACGTTGTGGTTCGAACGACTGAGAATACAAATGGATCAAATGGGAACATCATGATTGGATCAGTCAAAGGAATCAATGGTGGAAAAGTTACCAAATCAGTATCATGTCATCAAACGCTGTACCCTTCCTTATTGTATTACTGTCATTCGGTTCCTAAAGTCCGAGTCTACGAAGCAGATATTTTGGACCCAAATTCAAAGGCTAAGATCAATCATGGCGTTGCGATTTGCCACGTGGATACTTCTTTATGGGGACCAAGGCACGGAGCCTTCGTTGCACTCGGGTCAGGACCTGGGAAAATAGAGGTTTGTCACTGGATCTTTGAGAATGACATGACTTGGGCAACTGCTGATGCTGATCTTACCGGTGTGTTACAATATGCGGAAAATATAAGTTTGAATGGCTATTAG